A region of the Bacillus solimangrovi genome:
AATTTGGCTAAGACTACCACTTGTTACAGCAATAGTATGACCAAGTCCCCCTTCCACTTAACTTTCATTGCCTTTTCTATGTAATAAAGTGTAAGTTTTCTCATCAGATCACACATGATAATTAAAGGAGGTTTTTCACTTGTACGAACATAAATTTGTAAAAGTGGACTTATCGAAATTCAAACTTATCCCCGATGAAGATTACCATAATATTATTTATGACTATGAAAAAGAAGGATGGGAGTTAGTACAAATCTTTGCACCAGGCATTAAAACTTATGGTATGCCTTCATTTTATGAATTAATCTTTAAACGTAAAAAAGACTAATTGGTATTAAGTAAAATTGTATTCTCTAGAGTAGACACTGACAAAACGTTATCCTATGAAGTACTTTTTATACTTTAACCAACAGATCAAACTATAGAGACCAGAGAATTTACGAAGAGAACAAAAAACTAGGCATCATCTTTCGGTAGTTTCTGAAATCCCCACTTCAGAAGCTACTAAAAGATGATGCCTAACTTTAACACCGATAATCGTAATGAAGTGGGAGTCTTAGTGTCAGTTGAAACGTGAAAAAGTGAAACCTCTCATATGAATGACGTTTTACTTTATCGTATTGACCGTTTCCAGCCAATTGTCATGTAGCCATTTTTCAGTTACTCGCCCACCTTCCCATTTAATTCCTTGTTCGAAGGTCATTATCTTTTCATCTGAACCAACGATCACCCATGCCCACGTATCTTCATCTG
Encoded here:
- a CDS encoding DUF4177 domain-containing protein, with the translated sequence MYEHKFVKVDLSKFKLIPDEDYHNIIYDYEKEGWELVQIFAPGIKTYGMPSFYELIFKRKKD